Below is a window of Halomonas sp. Bachu 37 DNA.
GGTGTAGTTGACCGCCTTGGCCAGGCGCACCAGATCCAGCCCTTCCACATCCAGGCGCTGCATTTCGCGCTCGAACAGGGCCTTGCCCTCGTCCAGGTTCTGATCGCGGGCCTGGTGCTTGAACCATGACTGGATCTTGGCGCGAGCCCGCGAGGTACGCACGTAACCCAGGCTCGGGTTGAGCCAGTCGCGGCTGGGGCCGCCCTTGGTGGAGTTGAGTATCTCCACCTGCTGGCCCGTCTTGAGCTTGTAGGTCAACGGCACGATGCGGCCGTTGACCTTGGCGCCCCGGCAGCGATGGCCGATCTCGGTGTGGACTCGATAGGCGAAATCGATCGGGGTGGCAATGCGCGGCAGATCGATGACGTGACCGTCGGGAGTGAAGACGTAGATACGGTCGGGCGCAACGTCGCTGGATAGCCCCTCCCGCAGGTCGCCGAAGTCGCCAATTTCTTCCTGCCACTCGAGTACCTGACGCAACCAGGCGATCTTCTCTTCGTAGCTGCGGCTCTTGGCGTTGGTGTCGTGACCCTTGTAGCGCCAGTGCGCGCACACGCCCAACTCGGCTTCGTCGTGCATGGCGAAGGTACGGATCTGAATCTCCAGCACCTTGTTTTCCGGTCCCATGACCGCCGTGTGCAGCGACTGATAACCGTTCTTCTTGGGGTTGGCGATATAATCGTCGAATTCGTTGGGCACGTGATGCCACTGAGAGTGGACGATACCCAGCACGGTATAACAGTCCGCCACTTCCGGAACGAGAATACGTACCGCGCGCACATCATGGACCTGGGAGAAATCGATGCGCTTGCGCTTCATCTTGCGCCAGATGGAGTAGATATGCTTCGCCCGGCCGTTCACATCGTACTGGTGGATGTTCTGGGCTTCCATCAAGGCCTTGAGCGTTTCCATCACATCGTGGATATAGCGGTCACGATTGACTCGCTTCTCCGCCAGCAACTTGGCGATGGCCTTGTACTCGTCTTCGTGCAGGTAACGAAACGAAAGATCCTCGAGTTCCCATTTGATTTGCCCGATACCCAGGCGGTGTGCCAGCGGCGCGTAGATATCGAACACCTCCCGCGCCACCTGCAGGCTCTTTTCCCGGGGCGCATCCTTTACCTGACGCAAGGCGCAGGTACGCTCGGCGATCTTGATCAACGCCACCCGCACATCGTCGACCAGATTGATCAGCATCTTGCGCAGGTTTTCCTGCTGGTTGTGCTGGGTCATTCCATGGCTGGGCGCGTGGGGATAGTTGATGGCGGCCATCTGCAGCACACCATCGATCAAGCTCGACACTTCGCTGTCGAATTGCTTGCTCACGTCTTCGAGACTGATCAAGCCCTCCCGCACGGCGCGGTAAAGCACGGCGGCTTCGAGTGCGGCCTGATCCAGCTTGAGCTCCCCCAGGATATCGGCCATTTCCAGGCCCATGCGAAAACTGGACCCCGGCGCCAGCCAGGCGCGATGGGGTTTGGGCGCATCCAGCTCCAGCTGCTCGGCCAGTTCGCAGGCCCGGGCCAGCCTGGCGGGATCGCGTAGCCGGACATCTTCCTGCAGGCGTGTCAACCACTGCTGTATGTCGACTTTTCCGCTTGGCGTAAGCGGTTGGTCTTCCCGCACTTTAACCATGTGTCTTACCCATCCTGTTGGACCTCCTCCGGAACCGCGAGGCCGCGCGACCCCGCCTCTCCCGGTTGCCGTTCACTTGGTCATCCCGAGTGTTCGAACAGCACCAGCGTTTCCATATGAGCGGTGTGGACGAACATGTCCGCCACGGCCATTCTGGCGATGCGGTAGCCTGCATGCACAAGTTGTGCCGCATCCCGCGCCAGGGTCGCTGGATCGCATGAAACGTAGACTACCCGAGGCGGCGGCCTACGCGACAAGGCTCGACAGACACTTTCCGCCCCGCTGCGCGGCGGGTCCACCACGACGCTGTTCCAGGCCCTGTTCCAGCTACTGTTCCAACTACCGTTCCAGGCTCCATGACTCCCCCCATCCCGCTCTACCACCGGACGGGCACCCGGTGCCGAATTCGCTTCGCCACTGTGACACAGTAGCGCTTCCACCGCCTGGAGCTGGCTGAGATCTACCTGTTCGGCACTGACATCAAGCCGATTGGCACTGGCATTGGCCTGCAGGCGCTCTACCATGGCGGCACTGCCCTCCACCGCGTGAACGTGGGCGCCCTGCGCGGCCAAGGGCAAGCTGAAATTGCCGATACCAGCGAACAGATCCAACACACACTGACCCGGTTCCCCCGCCAGCCATTCGCTCACCGTGGCCACCATCTGTCGATTGACCTCGGCATTGACCTGGAGAAAATCTCCCGGCTGGAAGGACAACGCCACCTCGCCCAGCCTGTCGACCAGATGCGGTGGCGCACCATGCCAGTGCAACTCAGGCGTTTCACGACCCAGCCAGGTACCCAGAACGACACCGTGTTCTGCAGCGAAACGCTCCCAGCAAGCCTTGTCATGGAGATGCTCGCGCAATTGCCGCACCACGACCATGCTGGTCTCGGCGGTGGCGATGAGTTCGATATGGCCGATATAGCGCGGCGCTTGCAGCCGTTCAAGATGTTCTCGTAGCGGAGCCAGCAGCGCCTGAAGTGGCGGCACCAGCACCGGGCAGCCTTTTATATCCACCAGGCGATGACTATGGCGGGCGCGGAACCCCAGCAGTACGCGACCGTCGCCATCCACCTTCACGCCCAACCGGGCGCGGCGTCGATAAGCATCACTCTCTCCGGCCAGCAGCTCGATGGGCACGTCCACGGTAATACCTTGGCGGGCGAATAGCTCCTTGATCACTTGTCGCTTGTGATCACGCTGGGCGGTCACGGCAAGGTGCTGAAGATCGCACCCGCCGCAATGACCGAAATGTTCACAAATCGGCGTTGTGCGCTGCGTCGATGCGTGGGTCACGGACTTGAGATGAGCCTCGTCATAGCGCTTGCGGTTACGGTGAACCGCAATGACACCCTGCTCTCCCGGCAGCGCATGATCGACGAATACGGTCTTGCCCGAGGCCAGATGCGCCACACCGCGACCATCGTGGGCCAGGCGCTCGATGGTGACGCTATCGGCGCCGACGGCTTCATCAAGCACTGACGGCTTGGACGCTGGCACAGCGGGAGCGGAGCGCGCCAAGCCCGAGTGGCCCGAATGCTGCCGCGGCGGGCGGCGCTTGCCGAGCATGGCCATTTATACCTCCGGGGCAAAAAGGCCGGTGGACAGGTAGCGGTCGCCGCGATCGCAGACGACGAACACGATAGTGGCATTTTCCGTCTGCTCGGCGATGCGCAAGGCTCCCGCCAGGCTTCCACCCGAGGAGACGCCCGCCAGAATGCCTTCTTCGCGTGCCAGGCGGCGCATATGCTCTTCGGCTTCCCGCTGACCGATATCCAGCGTGACATCGACCCGAGGAGCTTCGAAAATCGCCGGCAGGTACTCCTTTGGCCAACGCCGAATTCCGGCGATGCTGGCGCCGTCCGCTGGCTGCAAGCCGACGATCTGGATGGCGGAGTTGCGTTCCTTGAGATAACGCGATACGCCCATGATGGTGCCGGTAGTGCCCATGGAACTAACGAAATGCGTCACCTTACCCTGGGTTTGCTCCCAGATTTCGGGGCCGGTGGTTCGATAATGCGCCAATGGATTATCGGGGTTCGCGAACTGGTCCAACGGCTTGCCTTCACCACGCGCGATCATGGCGTTCGCCACATCCCGCGCCTCTTCCATGCCGCCCTCCTTGCTCACCGAGATCAGCTTGGCACCGTAAGCGGCCATGGCTTGCTTACGCTCGCTGGATGCATTCTCGGGCATGACAAGCACCATCTTGTAGCCTTTAATTGCCGCCGCCATGGCCAGGGCGATGCCGGTATTCCCCGAAGTGGCTTCGATCAGGGTGTCACCGGGGGCAATCTCGCCGCGCGCCTGGGCTTCGGCCAGCATGGAAAGCGCGGGGCGATCCTTCACCGAGCCGGCCGGGTTGTTGCCCTCCAGTTTCGCCAGCAAGGTATTGTTGCGTCCGGCGCCGATTCGCTTCAGTTGCACCAGCGGCGTGTTGCCAACGATATCCTCGAGAGTGGGAAATTCCATGTCTCATTCCTTATAGTGGCGGTTGTGCTGCATTATATCGGTGCTGTCGCAGAGTGGACAGGCACCCCATCCGCCACGTTCGAATTTTCAGGCCCATTTAATGTCACTTTCCAATCGTCTTCTTTTCGCCTTGCTGGGCATCCCGTTGCTGGTTTATGTCCTCATGGCCACGACGTTGGCCGTCAACGACCAGGACATGTCACGCACGGCTCTGGAGCAGCGCTTGATCAATGCCGGCCAACTACTCGCTCCCGCACTCGGCGACGCCTTGCAGGAGGCCGACGCCCAACGCCTGGAGGCGCTGGCCCGGCAACTGCTCGAACGCGAGGATTTACGCTCCGTCACGATCTACGATGCCCAGGGCAATCGACTGTTGGCCCTGGGCCACCCGACCCAGGCGCCCCCCGCGTCAACGACGCCCCGCTTCACCCAGCTCGACACCCAGGACGTCATCTGGCGCTTAAAAACGCCGCTCATGCCCTCGACGATGCAGCTTTCCGCGGTGGCCGATACCTCCTCGTTCACGCTGCCGGGATGGCTCGAAGCGGAGGCGGACACCCGGTCACTCACCCTGGGACACTACCGCCTGCTGGCCGGTCTCGGTCTCGGCGGGCTGTTGCTGGGGCTGGTACTTTTTCTCGTCGCCTTCGGCATCAGCCGTTACGCCACCCGCCCCCTGGAACAGGCGCGCGAGGTGCTGGTGCGCCTCGACAAGGGCGACTATCGTCCGCGCATGGCACCGTACCGCCCCCGTGAGCACCGTGCGCTGGCCAGCGCCATCAATGCCCTGGCCGAGCATCTGCATCATGCCAAGCAGGACATGCAGACACAGATAGAGCAGACCACCAGCGAACTCCAGGAGTCGATGGAAACCATCGAGGAGCAGAATATCAAGCTGGACCTGGCCCACCGCTCGGCGGTCAAGGCCAATGCGGTGAAGTCGGAATTTTTGGCCAACATGAGCCACGAAATCCGCACTCCCCTCAACGGAATCATCGGATTCTGTCGCTTGCTCGGCCGCTCCTCGCTGGATACGCGGCAGAAAGAGTGGCTGCATCACGTGCATCGAGCCTGCGACAACCTGCTGATGCTGGTCAACGATGTGCTGGATTTTTCCAAACTCGAGGCCGAGCGACTCACCCTGGAGCAGGTGGATCTGGATCTCGTCTCGCTGGTCGATGAGGTGCTGGGATTGCAGGCTCCCGAAGCCCAGCGCAAGCATCTCCATCTGGTCGGGTTGGTATACGACGATGTGCCCGCTTCATTGAAAGGCGACCCGCTGCGTATCCACCAGGTACTCAACAATCTGGTCAGCAATGCCATCAAGTTCACCCAACAGGGTGAGGTCATCATCCGGGTGATGCTGGAAGCGCGGGATGGGCAGCGCGTTCTGTTGAAGGTAAGTGTCAGCGACAGCGGCATCGGCCTGAGTGAAACGCACCAGAAGCAACTCTTCGAAGCATTTTCCCAGGCCACTCCCGGCCACCCCCGGCAATTCGGCGGCAGCGGACTCGGCCTGACCATCAGCCGCCAGTTGATCCAGCGAATGGGCGGGGAAATCAGTGTCGAAAGTCAGCCGGATAAAGGCGCGACGTTCTCTTTCACACTGCCGTTGCAAGCCGGAAACGCCACCGAGCCCCTGCCTGAACTCTCCCTGCATGGCGAACGTGTCTGCCTGCTCGAAGCCCACATGCCCACGCGTCATCTTTTCCATCACCTGCTGACACGCTGGGGAGCGAAGGTGACCACCCTTGCCGAAATGGACAGTTCCCGCTTGTTGATCATCGGCGTGGAGACACAAGCCGACGGGGCTGCAGACGCGAAGCGCTGGCAGCAGGCAATCGATTCCGCCCCGTGCCCGGTATTGCTGCTGGTGAATGCCTCGCCCTTCGAGCTGCCCACGTATCGCCTACCCCATGGCGGTGAAATCCTCTGCAAGCCCTTGTCACGCATGCAGTTGGCCAATGCCGTGCAGAATCAACTGACCGCGCCAACGGCGCCCGTCGATGGTGAGTGTGCGAACCGGCAAAGCGAAACGCTGCAATTACTCGTGGTGGACGACAACACGCCCAACCGGCTGCTTTTGAAGGCCTTGCTGGAAAGTGAAAGTGTACAGATCACTCTCGCCGAGAGCGGTGAACAGGCGTTGTCGCTGGCCCAGCACACCTTGTACGACATGGTATTGATGGATATCCGCATGCCGGGCATGGACGGCCTGGAAACCACACGGGCGCTGCGCCGGCTGGGCAATGGCTGGGCGACTTGCCCCATCGTGGCGGTGACCGCCCATGTGGTCGGAAGCGAACGTCAGCAGTGGCTGGCGTCAGGGTTGGATGAGGTATTGCTGAAGCCTATCGATGAGAAACAGTTGGAATTACTGCTCAAGCGCTTTCTGGGCGTCTCACCCCGCGAATCCAACCAGTACGGCAACCAGCCCAGCCGGGAAAGCGCATCCTCGTTCACTTCGCTAGCGGTAATCGATCTGGAAATGGGCAGGCGCCTGGCTGGCGGCAGCGAGAATCTCGCCCGTGAGCAGTTGCGACGCCTGATCGATAGCCTGGAAGCGAGTGGCACCGCTATTCGGGCCGCCTATGAAGCTAGCGACAGCACCGCGCTACTGGACGAAGTGCATGCGCTGAATGGCGCCAGCCGCTACTGCGGCGTCCCCGAACTGGCACTACTGGCGGAGACACTCGAAACGCGCTTGCGAGCCGGGGGAATCGAAAGTGCCGGCACGCTGCTCGATGACCTGTATGACGCCATTGAGCGTTTACGTGCCGAGCGGCACAATCTGTAGCGTATCGTTGTCTCAACTAGACGGAGATTCGGATAGAGACTAACGCTCAAGGATGACGAAAGCGATCGCATACGCCTTTTCATCGCTGAGCGAAACATGACAGCGGCTCACGCCGACGGAAGCGTAGAACTGCCGTGCGGCCCCGGACAGGTGCAGTTCCGGCTTGCCCTGGGCATCATTGAGTATCTCTATCTCGCCCCAGCGCATGCCGTGTCGCAGCCCGGTGCCCAAGGCCTTGAGAAAGGCCTCCTTGGCGGCAAAGCGCTTGGCCAGGTAGGCGACGGGCTGGGCATGTGCTGAGTAGCGTGCTTGCTCGCGGGGGCCGAGCACACGCCGCATGAATCGCAGGCCATGGCGAGCCAGGGCCCGCTCGAAGCGTTCGATACGGGCTATGTCAGTACCGATTCCGACGATCATGGCCGACCCGCCTCAATGCAGGTGACGATGCTGACAGTCGGGCCCATGTTCGTGTTCATGGTCATGCTCTTCCAGGGCCGCTACCAATCCCGCTTCCTGACCCGAGATGATGAGACGCTTCATTTCCGCCACCGCTTCCTTGAAACCGACGAATAGCGCCCGGGCCACGATGGCATGGCCGATATTGAGTTCATTGACGCCGGGTATCGCAGCGATCGCTTCCACATTGTGATAGTTCAAGCCGTGTCCGGCATTGACCACCAGCCCATGCTCCAGCGCCAGCAAGGCAGCGCGGGTGAGGCGCTGATGCTCCTGCTGCGCGGCCTGGCTGCCTACGGGCGCCTCGGCATACGCGCCGGTATGCAGTTCGATGGTGGGGACCTGAAGCTTGACCGCCGCTTCGATCTGCTCGGGTTCGGGGTCGATGAACAGCGACACGTTGCAGCCGGCCGCCGCCAACCGGGAACAGGCGCCAACCAAGGCATCAAAACCACCCACGACATCCAGTCCACCCTCGGTGGTCAATTCCTCGCGTTTCTCCGGTACCAGGCACACATGGGCCGGGCGTATCTCTTCCGCCAGGGCCAGCATCTCTTCGCTGACCGCCATTTCCAGGTTCATGCGCGTATTCAGCACCTCGGCAAGCAGGCGCACATCGCGCGGCTGGATATGACGCCGATCTTCGCGCAAATGCACCGTGATACCGTCGGCACCAGCCTCTTCGGCGACCAGCGCTGCCTGAAGCGGGTCCGGGTAGCGGGTACCGCGGGCCTGGCGCAGCGTTGCGACGTGGTCGATATTGACGCCCAGTAGAATACGGGGGGGATGCATAAAGCCTCCAGCAGCAGAAAAAGACGAGATCAGGTTCGTGGCTTCACACAGTAGGGTCACGTCGCATGGTTCACGTGGCGTGGCGATGCCGGCGTTGGACCAGTGCAGTCATCAATTCGCGGGACCGCAAGGGTCGCGCCCCCAACAGCGGCGTCAGTGCCGCCCGCAATACCACCTTGAGGGGGCCGGCCAAGCCCGGCGCCCGCCAGTCGCCATTGTCGATCAAGCGCAAGGTGCGCCCTTCGATACCGCGGGGCGCCTCGACGAACCCGCGGCTCGCCGGCTCGAATCGATAGCGGCGCTGGGGATCGAGGGCTTCTCCTTGCGGGGTACAGAAACGCGGCGACGCATCGAGCGCTTCCAGCAAGGCGAATTCATAGTTGCGTAGCGCCGGAGCGCGCCCCACCGGGGTGGGCAAGGCGTCAAGCAGGGCGCCATAGAAAGCGAATACATCCGCTACACGCAGGGCGTTGGGCAACAAGCGGGTAGCCAGCTCATTGGCATACAACCCACAGAGTAACGCTTCACCCACCAATAGCGCCGTGCTGCCGTGAGACTCCATGACGACCAGCCGCTTGAGCTCGCCCTTGCCTTGCCAGGTGACATGCAACGGCGTGAATGGCTGCAACCGACTGCGTGCCCGCGAGCCCGGGCGTTGAACGCCGCGAGCCACCGCGCTGATACGCCCTTCATTCAGTGTCAGCAGATCCACCAGCGCACTGGTTTCACGATACGCCCGGCGATGCAGTAAAAACGCGGGTTCCGGCTGCATCGCTGACATCAATCAAGATTGTAGCCGAGACTCTTCAAGGCACGCTCGTCATCGGACCAGCCACGTTTCACCTTGACCCATAGGTTGAGCATCACTTTGGTATCCAGGGCTCGCTCCATGTCCAGGCGTGCTTCGCGGCCGATACTCTTGATACGATCGCCGCCATCTCCGATGAGGATCACCTTCTGTCCCTGACGCTCCACCAGAATCAGGGCGCTGATGTGGGTAACTCGCTCGGTCTCGCGGAACTCCTCGATCTCCACCGTCATCTGGTACGGCAACTCATCGCCCAACTGGCGCATGACCTTTTCCCGCACCAGCTCGGCGGCAAGAAAGCGCAGGCTCTTGTCGGTGATCTGGTCCTCGGGAAAGAAATGCGGACTCTCGGGGAGATGCTTGGCCACCTCCGCTTCCAGCGCATCCACCTGGGTGCCGTGCTTGGCCGAGATG
It encodes the following:
- the relA gene encoding GTP diphosphokinase, with product MVKVREDQPLTPSGKVDIQQWLTRLQEDVRLRDPARLARACELAEQLELDAPKPHRAWLAPGSSFRMGLEMADILGELKLDQAALEAAVLYRAVREGLISLEDVSKQFDSEVSSLIDGVLQMAAINYPHAPSHGMTQHNQQENLRKMLINLVDDVRVALIKIAERTCALRQVKDAPREKSLQVAREVFDIYAPLAHRLGIGQIKWELEDLSFRYLHEDEYKAIAKLLAEKRVNRDRYIHDVMETLKALMEAQNIHQYDVNGRAKHIYSIWRKMKRKRIDFSQVHDVRAVRILVPEVADCYTVLGIVHSQWHHVPNEFDDYIANPKKNGYQSLHTAVMGPENKVLEIQIRTFAMHDEAELGVCAHWRYKGHDTNAKSRSYEEKIAWLRQVLEWQEEIGDFGDLREGLSSDVAPDRIYVFTPDGHVIDLPRIATPIDFAYRVHTEIGHRCRGAKVNGRIVPLTYKLKTGQQVEILNSTKGGPSRDWLNPSLGYVRTSRARAKIQSWFKHQARDQNLDEGKALFEREMQRLDVEGLDLVRLAKAVNYTNADDMYAALGAGDLRIGQVLNQAQQLFGETDDQEQLDRLLAKPRRQSSKAGKSDITVLGVGNLKTSMANCCNPVPGEPIVGFITQGRGVTVHRQDCPNILQLRMEEPQRIIEVEWGERALTRYPVNIEVQAWDRSGLLRDVTAVLSHDKVNVLAVNTLTDTDEGIARLSITLEVDGLETLGRLFSRIQQLPNVTEVRRLRSGGKR
- the rlmD gene encoding 23S rRNA (uracil(1939)-C(5))-methyltransferase RlmD, yielding MAMLGKRRPPRQHSGHSGLARSAPAVPASKPSVLDEAVGADSVTIERLAHDGRGVAHLASGKTVFVDHALPGEQGVIAVHRNRKRYDEAHLKSVTHASTQRTTPICEHFGHCGGCDLQHLAVTAQRDHKRQVIKELFARQGITVDVPIELLAGESDAYRRRARLGVKVDGDGRVLLGFRARHSHRLVDIKGCPVLVPPLQALLAPLREHLERLQAPRYIGHIELIATAETSMVVVRQLREHLHDKACWERFAAEHGVVLGTWLGRETPELHWHGAPPHLVDRLGEVALSFQPGDFLQVNAEVNRQMVATVSEWLAGEPGQCVLDLFAGIGNFSLPLAAQGAHVHAVEGSAAMVERLQANASANRLDVSAEQVDLSQLQAVEALLCHSGEANSAPGARPVVERDGGSHGAWNGSWNSSWNRAWNSVVVDPPRSGAESVCRALSRRPPPRVVYVSCDPATLARDAAQLVHAGYRIARMAVADMFVHTAHMETLVLFEHSG
- the cysM gene encoding cysteine synthase CysM → MEFPTLEDIVGNTPLVQLKRIGAGRNNTLLAKLEGNNPAGSVKDRPALSMLAEAQARGEIAPGDTLIEATSGNTGIALAMAAAIKGYKMVLVMPENASSERKQAMAAYGAKLISVSKEGGMEEARDVANAMIARGEGKPLDQFANPDNPLAHYRTTGPEIWEQTQGKVTHFVSSMGTTGTIMGVSRYLKERNSAIQIVGLQPADGASIAGIRRWPKEYLPAIFEAPRVDVTLDIGQREAEEHMRRLAREEGILAGVSSGGSLAGALRIAEQTENATIVFVVCDRGDRYLSTGLFAPEV
- a CDS encoding ATP-binding protein; the encoded protein is MSLSNRLLFALLGIPLLVYVLMATTLAVNDQDMSRTALEQRLINAGQLLAPALGDALQEADAQRLEALARQLLEREDLRSVTIYDAQGNRLLALGHPTQAPPASTTPRFTQLDTQDVIWRLKTPLMPSTMQLSAVADTSSFTLPGWLEAEADTRSLTLGHYRLLAGLGLGGLLLGLVLFLVAFGISRYATRPLEQAREVLVRLDKGDYRPRMAPYRPREHRALASAINALAEHLHHAKQDMQTQIEQTTSELQESMETIEEQNIKLDLAHRSAVKANAVKSEFLANMSHEIRTPLNGIIGFCRLLGRSSLDTRQKEWLHHVHRACDNLLMLVNDVLDFSKLEAERLTLEQVDLDLVSLVDEVLGLQAPEAQRKHLHLVGLVYDDVPASLKGDPLRIHQVLNNLVSNAIKFTQQGEVIIRVMLEARDGQRVLLKVSVSDSGIGLSETHQKQLFEAFSQATPGHPRQFGGSGLGLTISRQLIQRMGGEISVESQPDKGATFSFTLPLQAGNATEPLPELSLHGERVCLLEAHMPTRHLFHHLLTRWGAKVTTLAEMDSSRLLIIGVETQADGAADAKRWQQAIDSAPCPVLLLVNASPFELPTYRLPHGGEILCKPLSRMQLANAVQNQLTAPTAPVDGECANRQSETLQLLVVDDNTPNRLLLKALLESESVQITLAESGEQALSLAQHTLYDMVLMDIRMPGMDGLETTRALRRLGNGWATCPIVAVTAHVVGSERQQWLASGLDEVLLKPIDEKQLELLLKRFLGVSPRESNQYGNQPSRESASSFTSLAVIDLEMGRRLAGGSENLAREQLRRLIDSLEASGTAIRAAYEASDSTALLDEVHALNGASRYCGVPELALLAETLETRLRAGGIESAGTLLDDLYDAIERLRAERHNL
- the acpS gene encoding holo-ACP synthase; the protein is MIVGIGTDIARIERFERALARHGLRFMRRVLGPREQARYSAHAQPVAYLAKRFAAKEAFLKALGTGLRHGMRWGEIEILNDAQGKPELHLSGAARQFYASVGVSRCHVSLSDEKAYAIAFVILER
- the pdxJ gene encoding pyridoxine 5'-phosphate synthase encodes the protein MHPPRILLGVNIDHVATLRQARGTRYPDPLQAALVAEEAGADGITVHLREDRRHIQPRDVRLLAEVLNTRMNLEMAVSEEMLALAEEIRPAHVCLVPEKREELTTEGGLDVVGGFDALVGACSRLAAAGCNVSLFIDPEPEQIEAAVKLQVPTIELHTGAYAEAPVGSQAAQQEHQRLTRAALLALEHGLVVNAGHGLNYHNVEAIAAIPGVNELNIGHAIVARALFVGFKEAVAEMKRLIISGQEAGLVAALEEHDHEHEHGPDCQHRHLH
- the recO gene encoding DNA repair protein RecO codes for the protein MQPEPAFLLHRRAYRETSALVDLLTLNEGRISAVARGVQRPGSRARSRLQPFTPLHVTWQGKGELKRLVVMESHGSTALLVGEALLCGLYANELATRLLPNALRVADVFAFYGALLDALPTPVGRAPALRNYEFALLEALDASPRFCTPQGEALDPQRRYRFEPASRGFVEAPRGIEGRTLRLIDNGDWRAPGLAGPLKVVLRAALTPLLGARPLRSRELMTALVQRRHRHAT